The Drosophila bipectinata strain 14024-0381.07 chromosome 2L, DbipHiC1v2, whole genome shotgun sequence genome has a segment encoding these proteins:
- the GABA-B-R1 gene encoding gamma-aminobutyric acid type B receptor subunit 1 isoform X2: MTSDGAVTFWIFLLCLIASPHLEGGEAGRPDELHIGGIFPIAGKGGWQGGQACMPAARLALDDVNKQPNLLPGFKLILHSNDSECEPGLGASVMYNLLYNKPQKLMLLAGCSTVCTTVAEAAKMWNLIVLCYGASSPALSDRKRFPTLFRTHPSATVHNPTRIKLMKKFGWSRVAILQQAEEVFISTVEDLENRCMEAGVEIVTRQSFLSDPTDAVRNLRRQDARIIVGLFYVVAARRVLCEMYKQQLYGRAHVWFFIGWYEDNWYEVNLKAEGITCTVEQMRIAAEGHLTTEALMWNQNNQTTISGMTAEEFRHRLNQALIDEGYDIDHDRYPEGYQEAPLAYDAVWSVALAFNKTMERLTSGSKSLRDFTYTDKEIADEIYAAMNSTQFLGVSGVVAFSSQGDRIALTQIEQMVNGKYEKLGYYDTQLDNLTWLNTEQWIGGKVPQDRTIVTHVLRTVSLPLFVCMCTISSCGIFVAFALIIFNIWNKHRRVIQSSHPVCNTIMLFGVIICLISVILLGIDGRFVSPEEYPKICQARAWLLSTGFTLAYGAMFSKVWRVHRFTTKAKTDPKKKVEPWKLYTMVSGLLSIDLVILLSWQIFDPLQRYLETFPLEDPVSTTDDIKIRPELEHCESQRNSMWLGLVYGFKGLILVFGLFLAYETRSIKVKQINDSRYVGMSIYNVVVLCLITAPVGMVIASQQDASFAFVALAVIFCCFLSMLLIFVPKVIEVIRHPKDKAESKYNPDSAISKEDEERYQKLVTENEELQRLITQILMSIVHEKTCQFPLRDR, from the exons ATGACAAGTGATGGTGCTGTTACgttttggatatttttgctttgtttgATCGCCTCGCCGCACCTGGAGGGGGGCGAGGCCGGGAGGCCCGATGAGCTGCACATCGGTGGCATCTTTCCGATAGCCGGCAAGGGAGGATGGCAGGGCGGGCAGGCGTGCATGCCGGCCGCAAGACTGGCGTTGGATGATGTCAACAAGCAGCCAAACCTGCTGCCGGGCTTCAAGCTCATCCTGCACAGCAACGACAGCGAG TGTGAGCCCGGTTTGGGCGCCAGCGTGATGTACAATCTGCTATATAATAAGCCGCAAAAACTAATGTTGCTGGCGGGATGCAGCACGGTCTGCACCACGGTGGCGGAGGCTGCCAAAATGTGGAATCTCATTGTG CTCTGCTATGGAGCCTCGAGTCCCGCCCTATCGGATCGCAAGAGATTCCCCACCCTGTTCCGGACCCATCCCTCGGCCACGGTGCACAATCCGACGCGCATCAAGCTGATGAAGAAGTTCGGCTGGTCCCGAGTCGCCATCCTGCAGCAGGCCGAGGAAGTCTTCATTTCG ACCGTAGAGGATCTCGAGAATCGATGCATGGAGGCTGGCGTTGAAATCGTAACTAGACAATCATTTCTATCCGATCCAACAGACGCCGTGCGCAATTTGCGACGCCAGGATGCACGCATCATTGTGGGACTCTTCTACGTCGTGGCTGCCAGGCGAGTCCTTTGCGAAATGTACAAGCAGCAGCTCTATGGCCGGGCACATGTCTGGTTTTTCATAG GCTGGTATGAGGACAACTGGTATGAGGTCAACTTGAAGGCCGAGGGTATCACGTGTACTGTGGAACAGATGCGGATTGCCGCCGAAGGACATCTAACCACAGAAGCCCTGATGTGGAATCAGAACAATCAGACAACAATATCCGGAATGACTGCAGAGGAATTTCg GCATCGACTGAATCAAGCATTGATAGACGAGGGCTATGACATCGATCACGATCGCTATCCTGAGGGCTACCAGGAGGCGCCACTGGCCTACGATGCCGTTTGGAGTGTGGCTCTGGCCTTTAACAAGACTATGGAACGATTGACCTCTGGCAGCAAATCGCTTAGGGACTTTACCTACACGGATAAAGAAATAGCCGATGAGATCTACGCAGCCATGAACTCTACCCAGTTTTTGGGTGTTTCG GGTGTGGTGGCATTCAGTTCTCAGGGCGATCGTATTGCCCTTACCCAGATCGAACAGATGGTGAATGGAAAGTACGAAAAGTTGGGCTACTACGATACCCAATTGGACAACCTGACATGGTTGAACACCGAGCAATGGATTGGTGGCAAG GTTCCTCAAGATAGAACAATTGTCACGCATGTCCTGCGCACCGTGTCCTTGCCATTGTTTGTATGCATGTGCACAATATCCAGTTGTGGCATCTTTGTGGCCTTTGCCTTGATCATCTTTAATATATGGAATAAGCATAGAAG aGTAATACAGTCCTCGCATCCCGTTTGCAATACCATCATGTTATTTGGTGTCATCATTTGTCTAATATCTGTCATCTTACTGGGTATTGACGGACGCTTTGTCAGCCCGGAGGAATATCCAAAG atATGTCAAGCTCGAGCTTGGTTACTATCCACCGGTTTTACATTAGCATATGGTGCTATGTTCAGCAAGGTCTGGCGTGTGCATCGATTTACAACTAAAGCAAAAACTGACCCAAAG aaaaagGTAGAACCTTGGAAGCTATACACCATGGTTTCGGGCCTCTTATCAATAGATTTAGTGATATTACTCTCATGGCAGATCTTTGATCCGCTGCAGCGTTATCTCGAAACATTCCCACTCGAAGATCCAGTATCTACTACTGATGATATTAAAATACGTCCAGAGCTTGAGCATTGTGAAAGTCAACGCAACTCCATGTGGTTGG GTCTTGTCTACGGCTTCAAAGGTTTAATCCTGGTATTTGGCCTGTTCTTGGCCTATGAGACGCGCTCTATTAAAGTGAAACAAATCAACGATTCACGATACGTGGGCATGAGCATCTATAATGTAGTAGTTCTCTGTCTAATAACAGCTCCGGTGGGCATGGTCATTGCATCGCAACAGGACGCGTCCTTTGCCTTCGTTGCTCTAGCTGTGATATTCTGTTGTTTCCTAAGCATGCTGCTGATATTTGTGCCAAAG GTAATTGAGGTCATACGACATCCGAAGGATAAAGCTGAATCGAAGTACAACCCTGATTCGGCCATATCGAAAGAGGATGAGGAGCGTTATCAGAAACTGGTTACCGAAAATGAGGAATTGCAACGTTTAATAACA
- the GABA-B-R1 gene encoding gamma-aminobutyric acid type B receptor subunit 1 isoform X1, producing MTSDGAVTFWIFLLCLIASPHLEGGEAGRPDELHIGGIFPIAGKGGWQGGQACMPAARLALDDVNKQPNLLPGFKLILHSNDSECEPGLGASVMYNLLYNKPQKLMLLAGCSTVCTTVAEAAKMWNLIVLCYGASSPALSDRKRFPTLFRTHPSATVHNPTRIKLMKKFGWSRVAILQQAEEVFISTVEDLENRCMEAGVEIVTRQSFLSDPTDAVRNLRRQDARIIVGLFYVVAARRVLCEMYKQQLYGRAHVWFFIGWYEDNWYEVNLKAEGITCTVEQMRIAAEGHLTTEALMWNQNNQTTISGMTAEEFRHRLNQALIDEGYDIDHDRYPEGYQEAPLAYDAVWSVALAFNKTMERLTSGSKSLRDFTYTDKEIADEIYAAMNSTQFLGVSGVVAFSSQGDRIALTQIEQMVNGKYEKLGYYDTQLDNLTWLNTEQWIGGKVPQDRTIVTHVLRTVSLPLFVCMCTISSCGIFVAFALIIFNIWNKHRRVIQSSHPVCNTIMLFGVIICLISVILLGIDGRFVSPEEYPKICQARAWLLSTGFTLAYGAMFSKVWRVHRFTTKAKTDPKKKVEPWKLYTMVSGLLSIDLVILLSWQIFDPLQRYLETFPLEDPVSTTDDIKIRPELEHCESQRNSMWLGLVYGFKGLILVFGLFLAYETRSIKVKQINDSRYVGMSIYNVVVLCLITAPVGMVIASQQDASFAFVALAVIFCCFLSMLLIFVPKVIEVIRHPKDKAESKYNPDSAISKEDEERYQKLVTENEELQRLITQKEEKIRVLRQRLVERGDTKGTELNGATSAASATGAASSSQPASLMSTSAHATPAATLAITQDTHEHRT from the exons ATGACAAGTGATGGTGCTGTTACgttttggatatttttgctttgtttgATCGCCTCGCCGCACCTGGAGGGGGGCGAGGCCGGGAGGCCCGATGAGCTGCACATCGGTGGCATCTTTCCGATAGCCGGCAAGGGAGGATGGCAGGGCGGGCAGGCGTGCATGCCGGCCGCAAGACTGGCGTTGGATGATGTCAACAAGCAGCCAAACCTGCTGCCGGGCTTCAAGCTCATCCTGCACAGCAACGACAGCGAG TGTGAGCCCGGTTTGGGCGCCAGCGTGATGTACAATCTGCTATATAATAAGCCGCAAAAACTAATGTTGCTGGCGGGATGCAGCACGGTCTGCACCACGGTGGCGGAGGCTGCCAAAATGTGGAATCTCATTGTG CTCTGCTATGGAGCCTCGAGTCCCGCCCTATCGGATCGCAAGAGATTCCCCACCCTGTTCCGGACCCATCCCTCGGCCACGGTGCACAATCCGACGCGCATCAAGCTGATGAAGAAGTTCGGCTGGTCCCGAGTCGCCATCCTGCAGCAGGCCGAGGAAGTCTTCATTTCG ACCGTAGAGGATCTCGAGAATCGATGCATGGAGGCTGGCGTTGAAATCGTAACTAGACAATCATTTCTATCCGATCCAACAGACGCCGTGCGCAATTTGCGACGCCAGGATGCACGCATCATTGTGGGACTCTTCTACGTCGTGGCTGCCAGGCGAGTCCTTTGCGAAATGTACAAGCAGCAGCTCTATGGCCGGGCACATGTCTGGTTTTTCATAG GCTGGTATGAGGACAACTGGTATGAGGTCAACTTGAAGGCCGAGGGTATCACGTGTACTGTGGAACAGATGCGGATTGCCGCCGAAGGACATCTAACCACAGAAGCCCTGATGTGGAATCAGAACAATCAGACAACAATATCCGGAATGACTGCAGAGGAATTTCg GCATCGACTGAATCAAGCATTGATAGACGAGGGCTATGACATCGATCACGATCGCTATCCTGAGGGCTACCAGGAGGCGCCACTGGCCTACGATGCCGTTTGGAGTGTGGCTCTGGCCTTTAACAAGACTATGGAACGATTGACCTCTGGCAGCAAATCGCTTAGGGACTTTACCTACACGGATAAAGAAATAGCCGATGAGATCTACGCAGCCATGAACTCTACCCAGTTTTTGGGTGTTTCG GGTGTGGTGGCATTCAGTTCTCAGGGCGATCGTATTGCCCTTACCCAGATCGAACAGATGGTGAATGGAAAGTACGAAAAGTTGGGCTACTACGATACCCAATTGGACAACCTGACATGGTTGAACACCGAGCAATGGATTGGTGGCAAG GTTCCTCAAGATAGAACAATTGTCACGCATGTCCTGCGCACCGTGTCCTTGCCATTGTTTGTATGCATGTGCACAATATCCAGTTGTGGCATCTTTGTGGCCTTTGCCTTGATCATCTTTAATATATGGAATAAGCATAGAAG aGTAATACAGTCCTCGCATCCCGTTTGCAATACCATCATGTTATTTGGTGTCATCATTTGTCTAATATCTGTCATCTTACTGGGTATTGACGGACGCTTTGTCAGCCCGGAGGAATATCCAAAG atATGTCAAGCTCGAGCTTGGTTACTATCCACCGGTTTTACATTAGCATATGGTGCTATGTTCAGCAAGGTCTGGCGTGTGCATCGATTTACAACTAAAGCAAAAACTGACCCAAAG aaaaagGTAGAACCTTGGAAGCTATACACCATGGTTTCGGGCCTCTTATCAATAGATTTAGTGATATTACTCTCATGGCAGATCTTTGATCCGCTGCAGCGTTATCTCGAAACATTCCCACTCGAAGATCCAGTATCTACTACTGATGATATTAAAATACGTCCAGAGCTTGAGCATTGTGAAAGTCAACGCAACTCCATGTGGTTGG GTCTTGTCTACGGCTTCAAAGGTTTAATCCTGGTATTTGGCCTGTTCTTGGCCTATGAGACGCGCTCTATTAAAGTGAAACAAATCAACGATTCACGATACGTGGGCATGAGCATCTATAATGTAGTAGTTCTCTGTCTAATAACAGCTCCGGTGGGCATGGTCATTGCATCGCAACAGGACGCGTCCTTTGCCTTCGTTGCTCTAGCTGTGATATTCTGTTGTTTCCTAAGCATGCTGCTGATATTTGTGCCAAAG GTAATTGAGGTCATACGACATCCGAAGGATAAAGCTGAATCGAAGTACAACCCTGATTCGGCCATATCGAAAGAGGATGAGGAGCGTTATCAGAAACTGGTTACCGAAAATGAGGAATTGCAACGTTTAATAACA
- the LOC122321689 gene encoding uncharacterized protein encodes MSEKQNPKDEKPKNSSEEEDNKGDNKGESNRGVSIVENDDPDLKPKEVPEGSTKKQFKIEDTERKSETQTRPSPVPKKKDSVSKQQFKIEDTERKSDTQTRPSPVPKKKDSVSKQQFKNEDTERKSEIQRPSRPSAVSKKKDSDSKASGSFVFTKKPLPSALSDDLLQGERVSDRRSERRSERTSDRKSISIKKKSLEDRKEPKDDKDTKVQRYSEETTSILKEQKSSKSGLDDERPSTNRKQTFEGVESGDSDDDEESRKRSDFGKSVTISTIISKKTIDQDQEVGRRRGTVDTFGSDDDDDVEGNEYLESMLDYQSLTDTQEDETESHVRDGSRYTSRGTQSGIYPIEKTTTSGPDDEWSISTAATASGYHVDDEGMGEDDSLYGSSTTNSTWGTNQSGDERSVILAEIIDIGKLKELKQDEQSTHDFMRNRRSDKPIDEIRGAKITGTATSHIEEVGYPSSFDEDEDVKKEKKKCYILGKRKSQTEISEASRNYYKKAKMDSKPTGLNRWRFPIEDNLYDISGEPQELRRKDKVRIGKVTKRYRYMGVNTDVSRKPRPKVEVHAENAEPVSEPEPVTFTVGRSNAKPRDVGVNTTIPAQVLQSNISHPRLHVHAKMRDIGTNTPKYYEAIDDGTPVKFSDPIHPDLGHLNELIVKKMKPPKNPIDLDIKSRSRLYYEDCEHHFPQRNWRRYYYKKDEQGRHIFRRPSRWLYTILFTIGYLLFVLLFAMAWFDHITTNTSLLQPMLRMSQPSLSLAPSGPKSSPYSIAFDPRNNTEVMEKCSKVLTMMERYGDSGHNPRFGPCVASEKFGYESGEPCVFIKINRIIGFKTDPFTHADNVVRGKMDMKDYMALRRLLNSIPSDADRENRTWINCRTNPQKIVKVEYYPEPAFQMKYTDIESKVEHMIDNRTSFFSPADVNRIVAVRIKNLKPNERVHLKCQIYARNINQDGQGLGHVSFYVVLATKKSREKMQKVLKTHDSL; translated from the coding sequence ATGTCGGaaaaacaaaatccaaaagatgaaaaaccaaaaaattctTCTGAGGAAGAAGATAATAAAGGTGACAACAAGGGAGAAAGTAATCGCGGTGTTTCCATTGTGGAAAACGATGATCCCGATTTAAAGCCCAAGGAGGTACCCGAGGGcagcacaaaaaaacaatttaaaatcgaAGATACAGAAAGAAAGTCGGAGACTCAAACTAGACCTTCCCCggtacccaaaaaaaaggactctGTTTCGAAGCAGCAGTTTAAAATCGAAGATACAGAAAGAAAGTCAGACACTCAAACTAGACCTTCCCCggtacccaaaaaaaaggactcgGTTTCGAAGCAACAGTTTAAAAACGAAGATACAGAAAGAAAATCGGAGATACAAAGACCTTCTAGACCTTCTGCagtatccaaaaaaaaggactctGATTCGAAGGCGAGTGGTTCGTTTGTATTTACCAAGAAGCCACTACCATCAGCCCTTAGCGATGATCTCCTGCAAGGCGAAAGAGTCTCCGATAGAAGATCCGAAAGAAGATCCGAAAGAACATCCGATAGAAAATCAATTTCAATCAAAAAGAAATCCCTAGAAGATCGTAAAGAACCAAAAGATGATAAAGATACAAAAGTTCAAAGATATAGTGAGGAAACCACCAGCATTTTAAAAGAACAAAAGTCGTCAAAGTCAGGATTAGATGATGAAAGACCTAGTACCAATAGAAAGCAGACATTCGAAGGTGTAGAATCCGGTGATAGCGATGATGACGAAGAAAGCCGAAAAAGAAGCGATTTTGGAAAATCAGTTACCATTTCAACTATAATCTCAAAAAAGACAATTGACCAAGACCAAGAAGTTGGTAGAAGAAGGGGAACCGTGGACACTTTTGGTtccgatgatgatgacgatgtcGAGGGTAACGAGTACCTTGAATCGATGTTGGACTATCAAAGCTTAACCGATACCCAGGAGGACGAGACCGAATCCCATGTGCGAGACGGTTCCAGATATACAAGCCGGGGTACCCAAAGTGGCATTTACCCAATCGAAAAGACAACAACAAGCGGTCCTGACGATGAATGGTCTATCTCCACAGCTGCCACCGCGTCGGGCTATCACGTTGACGATGAGGGAATGGGGGAGGACGATAGCTTGTATGGGTCATCAACCACGAACAGCACCTGGGGGACAAACCAAAGTGGGGACGAGCGATCCGTGATTCTGGCCGAAATAATCGACATCGGGAAACTAAAGGAACTCAAGCAGGATGAACAGTCAACCCATGACTTTATGAGAAATCGCAGATCGGATAAGCCCATCGACGAGATCAGAGGTGCCAAAATCACTGGCACAGCCACGAGTCATATCGAGGAAGTGGGATATCCTTCCTCATTTGATGAGGATGAAGACGTTAAGAAAGAGAAGAAAAAGTGTTATATCCTTGGGAAACGGAAATCCCAAACTGAAATCTCCGAGGCATCTCGAAATTATTATAAGAAAGCCAAAATGGATTCAAAGCCAACGGGCCTGAATAGGTGGAGATTCCCCATCGAGGACAACTTGTACGATATCTCCGGGGAACCACAAGAACTGAGGCGCAAAGATAAGGTTCGCATTGGAAAAGTCACTAagagatatagatatatgGGTGTGAATACGGACGTAAGCCGAAAGCCTCGTCCAAAGGTTGAGGTTCACGCCGAGAACGCCGAACCAGTCTCTGAACCAGAACCCGTCACCTTTACGGTAGGACGCTCAAATGCCAAACCCCGAGATGTGGGTGTCAACACCACTATTCCGGCACAAGTTTTACAGTCAAACATATCCCATCCCCGGCTCCACGTTCACGCCAAAATGAGGGATATAGGAACCAATACCCCAAAGTACTACGAGGCAATTGACGATGGGACACCTGTGAAGTTTTCAGATCCGATCCACCCGGATTTGGGACACCTTAATGAATTgattgtaaaaaaaatgaagccGCCGAAGAATCCTATAGACTTGGACATTAAATCACGCAGTCGGCTGTATTACGAGGACTGTGAGCACCATTTCCCGCAGCGGAACTGGCGACGATACTACTACAAAAAGGACGAACAGGGCAGGCACATATTTCGACGACCCAGCCGCTGGCTATACACTATACTGTTTACAATAGGCTATCTACTATTTGTACTGCTCTTCGCCATGGCCTGGTTCGATCACATCACAACCAACACTAGCCTTTTGCAGCCCATGCTGAGAATGTCCCAGCCATCCTTGAGCCTTGCACCAAGTGGACCCAAGTCCAGCCCGTATTCCATAGCCTTTGATCCGCGGAATAACACGGAGGTCATGGAGAAGTGTAGCAAAGTACTCACAATGATGGAGAGGTATGGCGATTCTGGGCATAACCCACGTTTCGGGCCCTGTGTTGCCAGCGAGAAGTTTGGCTACGAGAGTGGCGAACCATGTGTTTTCATCAAAATAAACCGCATAATCGGCTTCAAGACCGATCCATTCACCCACGCCGATAATGTGGTTAGAGGCAAGATGGACATGAAGGACTACATGGCTCTGAGGCGCCTCTTGAACAGCATACCGTCCGATGCAGATCGCGAAAATCGGACATGGATCAATTGCCGTACCAATCCCCAGAAGATCGTCAAGGTTGAATACTATCCAGAGCCGGCCTTTCAAATGAAATACACCGATATCGAGTCGAAAGTTGAGCACATGATAGACAACAGAACCTCATTCTTTAGCCCCGCGGATGTGAACCGAATAGTGGCTGTAAGGATTAAAAATCTGAAACCCAATGAACGTGTCCACCTTAAGTGCCAAATATATGCCCGTAATATCAATCAAGATGGCCAGGGCCTGGGGCATGTTTCCTTTTATGTAGTTCTTGCCACCAAGAAGAGTCGCGAAAAGATGCAGAAAGTTCTTAAAACTCATGATTCATTATAA
- the Rnmt gene encoding mRNA cap guanine-N(7) methyltransferase, translating to MSVNYEQNAADEQFARAHKAVSLSDDEESESNGEGLSERPQEPPATSSSLAQEFYEEPGGKGGGGGDGETQEDEAAGGAANTHVVATHYNELKEAGRKDRQKSKIFFMRNFNNWVKSQLINEYMAQIKEQKRVGDALRVLDMCCGKGGDLLKWEKASISHLICTDIAEVSIEQCQRRYQDILRRAENSKFSNKFTAEFFACDSTLVRLRERYKDPSLQLNLVSCQFAFHYCFESLAQADCMMRNAAECLKPGGFFIATIPDAYEIVRRLKAAGPETRRFGNDVYSIEFDCETDPLPLFGAKYQFHLEGVVDCPEFLVHFPTLVKLGRKYGLQLIRRSTFSEYYKETLPKGRQLLQRMTGLETVQTQRHGSEEQFAHIRNFQATQRGRPLGTLSKSEWEAATLYLVCAFKKCKNSWDTNGKPVFEFDD from the exons ATGAGCGTAAATTACGAACAAAATGCCGCTGATGAGCAATTTGCGAGAGCACACAAGGCTGTCAGCTTGTCAGATGACGAGGAAAGTGAAAGCAATGGAGAAGGACTCTCGGAAAGGCCCCAGGAACCGCCTGCGACATCCAGCAGTCTGGCACAGGAGTTCTACGAGGAGCCGGGTGGAaaaggtggtggtggtggagatGGCGAGACGCAGGAGGATGAAGCTGCCGGCGGAGCGGCAAACACACATGTGGTGGCCACCCACTACAACGAGCTTAAGGAGGCCGGACGCAAGGACCGGCAAAAGTCAAAAATCTTCTTCATGCGAAACTTTAACAACTGGGTCAAGAGCCAGCTGATCAACGAGTACATGGCGCAAATTAAGGAACAGAAGCGCGTCGGTGATGCTCTTCGCGTGCTAGACATGTGCTGTGGCAAGGGCGGTGACCTGCTCAAATGGGAAAAGGCGTCCATCTCGCATCTCATCTGCACGGACATAGCTGAGGTTTCAATAGAGCAGTGCCAGCGGAGGTATCAGGATATTCTGCGAAGAGCCGAGAACTCAAAGTTCAGCAACAAGTTCACCGCCGAATTTTTCGCCTGTGACTCGACACTAGTCCGCTTGCGTGAACGGTACAAGGACCCTTCTTTGCAGCTGAATCTTGTATCCTGCCAGTTTGCGTTTCACTACTGTTTCGAATCGCTGGCCCAGGCCGACTGCATGATGCGGAATGCGGCCGAGTGCCTGAAGCCAGGCGGCTTCTTTATAGCCACGATTCCGGACGCCTATGAgattgttcgaaggctgaagGCAGCCGGTCCAGAGACGCGCCGCTTCGGAAACGATGTCTACAGCATCGAGTTTGACTGCGAAACAGATCCACTGCCACTTTTTGGAGCAAAGTACCAGTTTCACTTGGAGGGCGTCGTTGATTGTCCCGAGTTTCTGGTGCATTTCCCAACGCTGGTGAAACTGGGCCGTAAATATGGCCTACAGCTGATCCGGCGTTCCACCTTTTCAGAATACTATAAGGAGACCCTGCCCAAAGGTCGGCAGCTCCTGCAGCGTATGACGGGCTTGGAAACGGTTCAAACCCAGCGACATGGTAGCGAGGAACAGTTCGCCCATATTCGGAACTTCCAGGCAACGCAACGCGGAAGACCGCTGGGTACACTCTCCAAATCAGAATGGGAAGCAGCAA CACTTTATCTGGTTTGTGCCttcaaaaaatgcaaaaactcTTGGGATACCAATGGCAAACCCGTGTTTGAGTTTGACGACTGA
- the THG gene encoding probable tRNA(His) guanylyltransferase, which yields MRSIGFLNTFYKFLNPPFSRVLPIRRMACSRFEYVKSFEQDDSILPNVWIVIRIDGKKFHKFSKTHDFDKPNDENALNVMNAAATAVMQEFRDIVLAYGQSDEYSFVFRKETTAFKRRSAKLLTYVTSLFSSSYVMQWPRWKSGPLAYAPCFDGRVVLYPSDENLRDYLSWRQADVHVNNLYNTAFWKLVLDKGLSNQQAEERLRGTFSADKNELLFQEFGINYNNLPAMYRKGTILLRKRLVDRKGRQAIVPLHEDLISSQFWKHHTEILGKYVPGSYSSPEGLPKLVENQLNEKHSSEQEDEQPQIKADIS from the exons ATGCGTTCAATTGGTTTTTTGAATACTTTCTACAAATTTCTGAATCCACCATTTTCCCGAGTTCTGCCCATTCGCAGAATGGCGTGCAGCAGGTTTGAGTATGTAAAGTCCTTCGAGCAGGACGACAGCATCCTTCCCAACGTGTGGATTGTGATCCGGATTGATGGCAAGAAGTTTCACAAGTTCTCCAAGACCCACGACTTTGACAAGCCCAATGATGAAAATG CACTTAATGTAATGAATGCTGCTGCTACAGCTGTGATGCAAGAATTCCGGGATATTGTTCTGGCCTATGGTCAGAGCGATGAGTACTCCTTCGTTTTTCGCAAGGAGACTACCGCGTTCAAACGGCGATCAGCCAAACTACTCACCTATGTCACCAGCCTTTTTTCTTCGAGCTACGTGATGCAGTGGCCTCGTTGGAAGAGCGGTCCCCTGGCCTACGCTCCCTGCTTCGACGGAAGGGTAGTTTTGTATCCATCGGACGAGAATTTAAGGGACTATCTTAGCTGGCGACAGGCCGACGTTCATGTCAACAATCTCTACAATACTGCCTTTTGGAAACTTGTCCTGGACAAGGGTCTTTCGAATCAGCAGGCAGAGGAGCGGCTGCGGGGAACCTTCTCGGCCGACAAGAACGAGTTACTCTTCCAGGAGTTCGGCATCAACTACAACAACCTTCCGGCCATGTATCGAAAGGGAACGATTCTGCTCAGAAAGCGATTGGTGGACCGAAAGGGAAGACAAGCCATTGTGCCTCTACATGAAGATTTGATTTCTTCGCAGTTCTGGAAGCACCACACTGAGATCCTTGGAAAATATGTCCCTGGAAGCTACAGTTCACCAGAGGGACTTCCCAAATTGGTTGAGAACCAACTGAATGAGAAGCATTCTTCGGAGCAGGAAGACGAGCAGCCACAAATTAAGGCCGATATTAGCTGA
- the NC2beta gene encoding protein Dr1, with protein sequence MANPQEDLLPPSAEDDELTLPRASINKIIKELVPTVRVANESRELILNCCSEFIHLISSEANEVCNLRNKKTINAEHVLEALERLGFHDYKQEAEAVLHDCKEVAAKRRRQSTRLENLGIPEEELLRQQQELFAKAREEQAREEQQQWMSMQAAAMVQRPPQADGSVASKPSEDDDDDDDDDY encoded by the coding sequence ATGGCAAATCCGCAGGAGGACTTGCTACCGCCCAGTGCCGAGGACGACGAATTGACCCTACCGCGAGCTAGCATCAATAAGATCATAAAAGAACTGGTGCCCACAGTGCGGGTGGCAAACGAGAGTCGCGAGCTAATCCTTAACTGCTGCTCAGAGTTTATCCATTTGATCAGCTCGGAAGCTAACGAAGTGTGCAACCTGCGTAACAAAAAGACCATCAATGCAGAACACGTACTGGAGGCGCTGGAACGGCTCGGATTTCATGACTATAAACAAGAGGCGGAGGCCGTGCTGCACGACTGCAAGGAGGTGGCTGCCAAGCGCCGCAGACAGAGCACAAGGCTGGAAAATTTGGGTATTCCCGAAGAAGAACTGCTACGTCAGCAGCAGGAGCTCTTTGCCAAGGCCAGAGAGGAGCAGGCACGCGAGGAACAACAGCAATGGATGAGTATGCAGGCGGCGGCAATGGTGCAACGGCCACCCCAGGCAGACGGCTCCGTAGCCAGTAAGCCCAGTGAagatgacgacgacgatgatgatgatgattacTAA